From the Ostrinia nubilalis chromosome 16, ilOstNubi1.1, whole genome shotgun sequence genome, one window contains:
- the LOC135079419 gene encoding uncharacterized protein LOC135079419 has translation MASPQIESVQITPIPNEMLRLIPFFNGDKKHLNLFLKKCEYVISRYRGGVEQDLYVYHAITSRLTENAAALLSEQENLTNWSELKEILTQHFGDPRSEACINIELESLKIRSNESYTDFCNRVQSTRSMLISKVNTIADESIRHAKITIYNNTALNVFLYNLPENLVRIVRLKAPSTLEAALSIVLEEVNFMDQYNMRSKMHSQPKPNNSFTPTQQKFSGNQPHFVSSNAFKPIIPPQFKFGLPPNQGYKPFQQYGNKPLQQFGYFKPPHQPGFRPPQQFGYRPPQQFGYRPPQQFGYRHPPQQFGYKPPQFGYKPQFGAQQAQQVQPPRMQLTDVSMRTATKPNNVNETNLNDLNYDEAEQSYYDQYYCEYPIDEYNNMYSEQYYPDFEETPEETQETEFQQDFHETASIKEPNR, from the coding sequence atggcttcaccacaaatcgaatccgtacaaatcacgccaatacccaacgagatgctcagattaattccattttttaatgGTGACAAAAAACACCTAAATTTGTTCCTTAAAAAATGTGAGTATGTTATATCGAGATATAGAGGTGGGGTTGAGCAAGATTTATACGTGTACCACGCTATAACTAGCCGCCTTACAGAAAATGCAGCAGCACTGTTAtcagaacaagaaaatttaacaaactggtcggaacttaaggaaattctgacacaacattttggagacccgcgtagtgaggcatgcattaatatcgaattagaatcactaaaaatcagatcgaatgaatcatacacagacttttgcaaccgcgtgcaatcaaccaggtcaatgcttatatccaaagtaaacaccatagcagacgagtcaatccgtcacgccaaaatcaccatatacaacaacaccgcgttaaacgtgtttctctataatttaccagaaaaCCTTGTGCGCATTGTGAGACTAAAGGCACCGTCCACTTTGGAAGCCGCCCTCTCGATTGTGCTCGAGGAAGTAAACTTTATGGACCAATATAACATGCGAAGCAAAATGCATTCGCAACCCAAACCTAACAATTCGTTTACGCCAACTCAACAGAAATTTTCAGGCAATCAGCCTCATTTTGTCAGCTCTAATGCTTTCAAACCGATAATTCCTCCACAATTTAAATTTGGCCTTCCGCCTAATCAAGGCTACAAACCCTTCCAGCAATATGGAAATAAACCTTTACAACAATTCGGCTATTTCAAGCCTCCGCATCAACCAGGTTTCAGGCCGCCGCAGCAGTTCGGCTACAGGCCTCCACAGCAGTTCGGATATAGACCGCCCCAGCAGTTTGGCTATAGACATCCTCCTCAGCAATTCGGTTACAAACCGCCTCAATTCGGCTATAAGCCACAGTTCGGTGCTCAGCAAGCCCAACAAGTCCAGCCGCCACGTATGCAGCTGACCGACGTGTCTATGCGTACGGCTACAAAACCAAACAACGTAAATGAAACAAACTTAAATGATCTGAACTACGACGAAGCAGAACAGTCGTATTACGATCAATATTATTGTGAATACCCTATAGACGAATATAATAACATGTACAGCGAACAGTATTACCCTGATTTCGAGGAAACTCCCGAGGAAACCCAGGAAACTGAATTCCAACAGGATTTTCACGAAACAGCCTCCATCAAAGAACCGAACAGATAA
- the LOC135079418 gene encoding uncharacterized protein LOC135079418 yields the protein MASPQIESVQITPIPNEMLRLIPFFNGDKKHLNLFLKKCEYVISRYRGGVEQDLYVYHAITSRLTENAAALLSEQENLTNWSELKEILTQHFGDPRSEACINIELESLKIRSNESYTDFCNRVQSTRSMLISKVNTIADESIRHAKITIYNNTALNVFLYNLPENLVRIVRLKAPSTLEAALSIVLEEVNFMDQYNMRSKMHSQPKPNNSFTPTQQKFSGNQPHFVSSNAFKPIIPPQFKFGLPPNQGYKPFQQYGNKPLQQFGYFKPPHQPGFRPPQQFGYRPPQQFGYRPPQQFGYRHPPQQFGYKPPQFGYKPQFGAQQAQQVQPPRMQLTDVSMRTATKPNNVNETNLNDLNYDEAEQSYYDQYYCEYPIDEYNNMYSEQYYPDFEETPEETQETEFQQDFHETASIKEPNR from the coding sequence atgGCTTCACCACAAATCGAATCCGTACAAATCACGCCAATACCCAACGAAATGCTCagattaattccattttttaatggtgacaaaaaacatctaaatttgttccttaaaaaatgtgagtatgttatatcgagatatagaggtggggttgagcaagatttatacgtgtaccacgctatcactagccgccttacagaaaatgcagcagcactgttatcagaacaagaaaatttaacaaactggtCGGAACTTAAGGAAATTCTGACACAACATTTTGGAGACCCGCGTAGTGAGGCATGCATTAATATTGAATTAGAATCATTAAAAATCAGATCGAATGAATCATACACAGACTTTTGCAACCGCGTGCAATCAACCAGGTCAATGCTTATATCCAAAGTAAACACCATAGCAGACGAGTCAATCCGTCACGCCAAAATCACCATATACAACAACACCGCGTTAAACGTGtttctctataatttaccagaaaaCCTTGTGCGCATTGTGAGACTAAAGGCACCGTCCACTTTGGAAGCCGCCCTCTCGATTGTGCTCGAGGAAGTAAACTTTATGGACCAATATAACATGCGAAGCAAAATGCATTCGCAACCCAAACCTAACAATTCGTTTACGCCAACTCAACAGAAATTTTCAGGCAATCAGCCTCATTTTGTCAGCTCTAATGCTTTCAAACCGATAATTCCTCCACAATTTAAATTTGGCCTTCCGCCTAATCAAGGCTACAAACCCTTCCAGCAATATGGAAATAAACCTTTACAACAATTCGGCTATTTCAAGCCTCCGCATCAACCAGGTTTCAGGCCGCCGCAGCAGTTCGGCTACAGGCCTCCACAGCAGTTCGGATACAGACCGCCCCAGCAGTTTGGCTATAGACATCCTCCTCAGCAATTCGGTTACAAACCGCCTCAATTCGGCTATAAGCCACAGTTCGGTGCTCAGCAAGCCCAACAAGTCCAGCCGCCACGTATGCAGCTGACCGACGTGTCTATGCGTACGGCTACAAAACCAAACAACGTAAATGAAACAAACTTAAATGATCTGAACTACGACGAAGCAGAACAGTCGTATTACGATCAATATTATTGTGAATACCCTATAGACGAATATAATAACATGTACAGCGAACAGTATTACCCTGATTTCGAGGAAACTCCCGAGGAAACCCAGGAAACTGAATTCCAACAGGATTTTCACGAAACAGCCTCCATCAAAGAACCGAACAGATAA